A genomic window from Acidimicrobiales bacterium includes:
- a CDS encoding PAC2 family protein, translating into MALYELIDQPELDGPVLVLALEGWIDAGLAAATASELLLDALDTVTVARFDTDALLDYRARRPTVHMVDGVQRGLTWPSLELRAATDLDGNELLLLVGSEPDRIWHGFVDDVVGLALDFDVRMCVGLGAYPAPAPHTRTSRMACSASTASLATRDFLRASLDFPGGAQAAVEAGCDARGIPSMGLWAQVPHYAAGMPYPDASVGLIEGLSRLAELSLPLGDLPTQANATRGRLDELIGQNPEHQAMLRQLEAAYEQSMVGSMGEELPTGDELADEVERYLREQPGGTSSD; encoded by the coding sequence GTGGCGCTCTACGAGCTGATCGACCAACCCGAGCTCGACGGACCAGTGCTGGTGCTGGCTCTCGAGGGCTGGATCGACGCGGGGCTGGCGGCGGCCACGGCGTCCGAGCTGCTGCTCGACGCGCTCGACACGGTGACGGTCGCCCGCTTCGATACCGACGCCCTCCTCGACTACCGCGCCCGCCGTCCGACCGTGCACATGGTCGACGGCGTGCAGCGCGGCCTCACCTGGCCGTCGCTGGAGCTGCGGGCGGCCACCGACCTGGACGGCAACGAGCTGCTGCTGCTCGTCGGCAGCGAGCCCGACCGCATCTGGCACGGCTTCGTCGACGACGTGGTGGGCCTGGCCCTCGACTTCGACGTGCGGATGTGCGTCGGCCTCGGCGCCTACCCCGCACCGGCGCCGCACACCCGCACCTCGCGCATGGCCTGCAGCGCCTCGACCGCCAGCCTGGCGACGAGGGACTTCCTGCGGGCGTCGCTCGACTTCCCCGGCGGCGCCCAGGCGGCCGTCGAGGCGGGGTGCGACGCCCGGGGCATCCCGTCGATGGGCCTGTGGGCGCAGGTGCCCCACTACGCCGCGGGGATGCCGTACCCGGACGCCAGCGTCGGCCTCATCGAGGGGTTGTCGCGCCTGGCCGAGCTGTCGCTGCCGCTGGGCGACCTGCCCACCCAGGCGAACGCCACCCGGGGCCGCCTCGACGAGCTGATCGGCCAGAACCCCGAGCACCAGGCGATGCTCCGCCAGCTCGAGGCGGCCTACGAGCAGTCCATGGTCGGCTCCATGGGCGAAGAGCTGCCCACCGGCGACGAGCTGGCCGACGAGGTGGAGCGCTACCTCCGCGAACAGCCCGGTGGCACGAGCAGCGACTGA